From a single Paenibacillus sp. FSL W8-0426 genomic region:
- a CDS encoding AraC family transcriptional regulator gives MPISITSLEQASQLVANATRVPVFYMYPGSDELWSFGGFRISRSNLKKAPADLLNSIQSVQFRKPIQLVNINNQADQMIVMPLTTHEMGEGRLILWPNYRKFLDPHPMDQHLEPAILQPPDPGQLIHTASLLHYLLYNERLEDDQLPNEEHKADALEISLMEQRENSLYHKSYLAEKKIFEQIRLGNKVKMLRYLNQHVNMDGIYGTLSKTDNLRSKKNLIIAAITMGTRAAIEGGLYSEVALTLSDTFIQYVESMPHIDSIQPVLEQILLEFTERVERVQRAHFSRDILMCQEYVLEHLYEDLDLGTLAAHVKMSPSYLSRKFKDETGEALKTFIQKQRIEEAKHLIVFTDYRLSEIYPLLNFHDQSYFIKIFKKHAGVTPKQYRDRFAARTS, from the coding sequence ATGCCGATCTCCATCACTTCCCTTGAACAGGCCTCTCAATTGGTTGCAAACGCCACTCGCGTTCCCGTCTTTTATATGTATCCCGGCTCGGATGAGCTGTGGTCTTTCGGCGGGTTTCGCATTTCCCGTTCGAACCTGAAGAAGGCGCCTGCCGATCTGCTGAACTCCATCCAATCCGTCCAGTTCCGGAAACCGATACAATTGGTGAATATCAACAATCAGGCGGATCAAATGATCGTCATGCCCCTAACCACTCACGAAATGGGCGAGGGCCGTCTCATCCTGTGGCCTAATTATCGCAAGTTTTTGGACCCTCATCCGATGGACCAGCACCTGGAGCCTGCAATATTGCAGCCGCCCGATCCCGGACAACTGATCCATACCGCATCGCTATTGCACTATCTTCTGTACAACGAAAGACTGGAGGACGATCAGCTTCCGAACGAAGAACACAAAGCGGATGCGCTCGAGATATCGCTCATGGAACAAAGGGAGAACAGCCTTTACCATAAGTCCTATCTGGCAGAGAAAAAGATTTTCGAACAAATCCGTCTGGGGAACAAAGTCAAGATGCTCCGTTACTTGAACCAGCATGTGAACATGGACGGAATCTATGGGACCTTGTCCAAAACCGACAATTTGCGCAGCAAAAAAAACCTCATCATCGCGGCCATTACGATGGGCACCCGCGCAGCGATTGAGGGGGGATTGTATTCGGAAGTGGCACTGACGCTTAGCGACACGTTCATTCAATACGTGGAAAGCATGCCTCACATCGATTCCATTCAGCCTGTGTTGGAACAGATCCTGCTTGAATTCACGGAACGGGTGGAACGCGTTCAGCGAGCCCATTTTTCCAGGGATATCCTGATGTGCCAGGAGTATGTTCTTGAGCATTTGTATGAGGACCTCGATTTAGGCACACTGGCAGCGCATGTCAAAATGAGCCCCTCCTATCTGTCCAGGAAATTCAAGGACGAGACGGGAGAGGCTCTCAAGACGTTCATTCAAAAACAGCGGATTGAAGAAGCGAAACATTTAATCGTTTTTACCGACTATCGTCTCAGCGAGATTTATCCCCTGTTGAACTTCCACGACCAAAGTTATTTCATTAAAATATTCAAAAAGCATGCAGGCGTCACGCCGAAACAATACCGCGACCGCTTTGCCGCCAGAACGTCCTGA
- a CDS encoding ROK family protein: MYLVVDIGGTFVKYALMSSGGEILHKDKRHVGRTNLQELEDVLYSVIDAQDLSDIKGIALSCPGTVDVDTGVIYHGGSFPFLHEVNLRKMIHDRYGIEVSIENDGKCAALAELWLGSVRHVSNSIVLVLGSGIGAGIIVDGKLHRGANLSAGEVSYIMSDVAPVTWEATYFGLECSAVEMVRTIGMMKGLEDPTDGEAVFEFIVNKDPEATKVFDNYCLNVAAQIMNLQYVLDPDLFAIGGGISAQPILIERIRWGIDEIKRINPFHMANPQITACAFRNDANLYGALYHFIVQRDLKTRSARTS; this comes from the coding sequence ATGTATTTGGTTGTGGACATTGGCGGTACATTCGTGAAATATGCGTTGATGAGTTCCGGAGGGGAAATCCTGCATAAAGATAAACGCCATGTGGGCAGAACAAACCTGCAGGAGCTGGAAGATGTGTTATATTCGGTAATTGACGCACAGGACCTGTCCGACATTAAGGGCATCGCCCTGAGCTGTCCGGGAACGGTCGATGTGGATACGGGCGTCATCTACCACGGGGGCAGCTTTCCGTTTTTGCATGAAGTGAATTTGCGGAAAATGATTCATGATCGATACGGAATCGAAGTGTCCATCGAAAACGACGGCAAATGCGCGGCCCTGGCCGAGCTGTGGCTCGGCAGCGTCCGCCATGTGAGCAATTCGATCGTGCTTGTCCTGGGCAGCGGCATCGGTGCGGGGATCATCGTGGACGGCAAGCTGCATCGGGGAGCGAACCTGTCTGCCGGAGAAGTCAGTTACATCATGAGCGACGTGGCTCCGGTGACGTGGGAGGCGACGTATTTTGGCCTGGAATGCTCGGCGGTGGAAATGGTGCGTACCATCGGCATGATGAAAGGGTTGGAAGACCCGACGGATGGCGAAGCCGTGTTTGAATTCATTGTGAACAAAGACCCTGAAGCGACAAAAGTTTTTGATAACTACTGCCTGAACGTGGCTGCACAGATCATGAATTTGCAATATGTCCTTGATCCGGACCTGTTTGCCATCGGGGGCGGAATCAGTGCCCAGCCTATCCTTATCGAGCGCATTCGGTGGGGTATCGACGAAATCAAACGAATCAACCCGTTCCATATGGCAAATCCCCAAATTACGGCCTGCGCATTCAGAAACGATGCCAATCTGTATGGAGCATTATATCATTTCATCGTGCAAAGGGATCTGAAGACGCGCAGCGCTCGGACATCATAA
- a CDS encoding DUF1294 domain-containing protein: MQTGIIVWFIFINVVGYLVMSDDKKRAQRRKDRTPERTLFLLAFIGGALGVWIAMYRKRHKTKHPSFVIGVPLLLFLNAVIYGYFLW; this comes from the coding sequence ATGCAAACCGGAATCATTGTATGGTTTATTTTCATTAACGTGGTCGGTTACCTCGTCATGTCGGATGACAAAAAAAGAGCCCAGCGCCGGAAGGACCGCACACCGGAACGAACGTTGTTCTTGCTTGCCTTTATCGGCGGAGCGTTGGGTGTATGGATCGCGATGTACCGCAAAAGGCACAAAACCAAACATCCCAGTTTCGTGATCGGAGTACCGCTGCTGTTGTTCCTGAATGCAGTCATTTATGGATATTTTCTTTGGTAG
- a CDS encoding universal stress protein has protein sequence MLFSKILVAYDGSKASNKALDRAIELAKASPGAVIDVVHAYDFPRVFIGEGLAPLPPSLNNDYYNLAVQTTDEAKERIKAAGVTANVDLIQGAAAEVLLDYAKENGSDVIVIGSRGLGGIREFVLGSVSHNVVQHARIPVLVVK, from the coding sequence ATGTTATTCTCCAAAATTTTGGTTGCCTATGACGGTTCCAAAGCTTCAAACAAGGCTCTTGATCGTGCCATCGAGCTGGCAAAGGCGTCACCGGGGGCCGTAATAGATGTCGTCCATGCCTATGATTTTCCGCGCGTATTTATCGGTGAAGGACTGGCACCGCTGCCGCCATCGCTCAATAACGATTATTACAATCTGGCGGTGCAGACGACGGATGAGGCGAAAGAGCGTATCAAAGCTGCAGGCGTGACGGCAAATGTCGACCTGATCCAAGGGGCCGCTGCCGAGGTGCTGCTGGATTATGCCAAAGAGAACGGTTCCGACGTGATCGTGATCGGCAGCCGGGGGCTCGGCGGGATTCGCGAATTCGTACTGGGCAGCGTAAGCCATAAT